The Mercurialis annua linkage group LG7, ddMerAnnu1.2, whole genome shotgun sequence genome includes the window CGAGTAATCACCCttgttcaaaaatattttatattatcaataatgttcaaaatattttatattatcaataatgttcaaaatattttatattatcaatAATGTTGAATCATATAATCAGGTACTTGAATAGAAAATGGCACAAACTGTTTACAGGACAAAAGTTAAATCAGGAACTTAGTTCAGATGGAATAAATGAGGTTTAGAACAAGAAGGATAATATAGCTCTTAGACTGAATCTTTTCTATGCAGTTTGCCTGTATATCCAATGATGTCGTGCTGACtaataaaaatgaacaaaaatgtAGAAATTGATTACCTGTTCCATCATTTGCTATAGGTACACCATCAAATGCAAGGATAATATCATCTTTTTGTAGGACTCCATGTGCCCCTGATATAGGATAAACTTTACTCACAAGTACTCCGGTCATTTCAGGTCGCATACGGAAGTACTTTCTCAGTTGAATATTTTCAGTTGGCTGGACTGATAGACCCAGCAAGCAGAATCCAAcatattttcctttttcttgCACACCCTCAATAAAATGCTTAATCACGGAAACGGGTATTATGTAACTGAAAATCGCAAGATAGGAAAAAGTGTAAATAAAGTAAGGTTGACATGTACAgggattttaaaaaaaatctactagcaaaataaaataatttatttcatgATCCTAccattgaattatttttaaaactaatgaTTTTCCAGATGTTCTAACATTAAATGAAAATGTATTCACCACAACTCACCCAATATTCTCAGCACCTGAAAGATTTTGAAAAGCTACACCAGCAACTTTATTGCCCATTATTGCTGGGCCACCACTATTCCCTGGATTTATAGCTGCATCAATTTGTATTGCCATCAGCTGAGTTGCACCATGTATATATTGTGTGAGTTCAACTCTTGATACAACACCTTTAGTGACAGAAATGTTGTCACCACCTGCattgaaagaaagaaaataccAGTTCAGACCATATGTGTGTGTTTTACATTATATCACTAAGCAGTACCATTCCAAGCTAATGTATTGCAATCAATATATTGGGCGTTATAGAAACCAAAACAAATCATTTTCAATAGAATGCCCAAATTGTAATCTAGACCATAGTCTATTTGTTTTCTTCACTCTTCTCTTTCACTTCGTTCaggtcaaaaaaaattaaaaccctgcTATGACTCTGAATGCGAACAGCTCTTTTTTTATCCTTTCAACTAATTAATATGACCTCGAATGGCACATAATCTTTCTGTAACTGTTGTCAAATTTTCCTTCTTCACATATAAATTGTTGCTGTTTCTTGTAACCGAAATAAAAGGTCCAGCTAAAAAccttctctttttatttttcttctaaatCAAAAATTGAGATGACAATTTAAAAGATCTAAAACTACCTATtccaatcaaaccaaaccaaatggtTTTAAAAGCAGAAATGTTTTTTGGACCTCCAGGTCTCTCTTACTTTGGGTAAAGATTTACTACTCTCACAAAAAACAACATCCATATATTTCAATTGATAGCAAAAAAGAAACTCAGATATTGGAAAATGCTGATCtttcaaaataaacaaaaaataatatgcAATCCCCAGTGACATCATCGACTTACAAAAAGTCTTAAGTTCAGCTTTTAGAATAAAGAAGGTTCATTAAAATCTTGACGAGAAACCAGTCATCCATAGTGAACTCTAAAAAAAATTCCCTTGTGCAAACACCTTCACAAGCAAAGCACAATGCAATCTGTTAATCCTTGCTTGGAATACTACATGCTACCCGAGATCTTCctatttctattaaaaaaaaagtagcaGGGCATGGTTAATCCTTTCTATTCTCACCAATAGAACACCTTGAAAAGAAACAACTACAACAGACACCGATAAACAAACTGCGCTACGCAGCCCAAATTCATAAAGACACATGACAATCAAATTGTACATAAATTACTAACTCAAACATCATGCAAGCAGTAAagaatttgtaaaaatatcGTTACCCTGAGGATATCCAACAACAGCAACAGCCTCCTGTAAAAACGGAATATCTCCGAGCTCCAAACAATTCATCCCCTCCCAAAACTCTTCACTTTCAACAACCAAAATAGCCAAATCACACTCATGGCCAACAGCTTGAACTTCAGCTCTATACTTGGTGGGAGAACCATGCCTCCTCACAAGGACAAATGTATGATCCGCCACAACATGAGCATTTGTCAGAATCTTTTTCCCACTAATAACAAACCCTAATGCACAAAAAAACCCATCAATCCTCTaactaaacaaaataataacCGAAAAATGACAAATTACTCATCATAACCAACTCAACTAAAAAACAATTAGATTACCGGAGCCCATAGTTTCACGCTGGGGCTTATTCTGCCACGGAAGAAAATAGTTAGGGCTGCTCGATACTGTAAATATTTTCACCACGGAGTCGAGAGCTAACTCTATAGCTGAATAGTGATATGAATTTTTCGCCTCATAATCAGATTGAGCCGCCGCAATTGAGCTAAACCGGCGGATGAACCGCCAATTTGTTGTAAAATCAGACGGAGCGGTTTTTTTAATTCTTCCAGTTGTGGTGGAAGAAGAAAATGAATGTTCATGTGATATGTAGTTGTTGACTAAGCTACTGGTACTGATAGTGGTTCTGTATCGGGCTAATAAGCTCAGTTTTCTCGCCGTCCGGAGTGCGGAGGAGCTCACCGGCCCCGACATGGTGGTGGTAACTGgtgttgctgctgctgctgctgctgctatGGTTTCACtgtgttatatatttttaagaacTTTTTGTTTCTGTTGTTGGAAAAGTTATGTCTAGAACTTGTAGAAGCCCATGGCCCACCTGTTTTGGATCTACTAAGCCCATGGATCATTTATTAAATAGGTTCGTTCACTATGTTAAGTTGCTGGCCTTAGCCGGTTATAAGTCTAGAGGAAATTAGGCCTAGCACCACTTTAGACCTATTTATTCTCATTAACACGACGCAGATTCTTTCCTTGCCAAAATACAGTGCacttttaatttctttcaattttgtgcttttgttttataatttctaCAGtttatcaaattgaaaaatatgtTTGTCCTTCTAATCATCGAGATTCTTGTCCTTCTTCGGCGGCATCGCTTCCTCTGTTGCTGTCGCAGCAGCTCCTCTTGTTGCTTCGTTCGAAGAACAGATCCAGAATTAGGGAGATTTCGATGAAGACGACATTAGTCACCGGTGCTATCATTGCCGGCGCTCCAACTGCCGCCACTCTTTATATTTCTCGTCAATGGTTTTTTTATGTTGATTGGATTCAATTGGGGAGCCACATTGGTGGATGCAGTCACTGTGTCATCTTCTTCAACAAATAATCACATGTCATTGTCATGGATGAATCTCTACAAGCGATTCTCCCTGCTCGACTCTGTTTATTGCCATCAATTGCCCAATTCTTTGCTTCCAGCCCCCATAGCTTCTCACTCCCTCAACTTTCTCTCTaattgcttggttttgttcggtGGTCGCTGTGAGGGAGGTCCGTCTTTTGTTCTTTCTTATTGCAATGGCTGTTTGAGCATGAACCCTAGGCTTTATTACTCATTGTTGTAGAGtttgataatttgatttttcaacTTATTCTTCTATCTCTACTTTGTGTCTTCTGATGCAGTATCAATGTGTCTTCTAAAGTATAACTTGGTGTTCGTTTTGCTACTGTTACTCTATTTTTACAGGTAAGGGGGCTTCTTGTAGTAATTGCTACTTTTTCTGTTTTAAATTAGCAGGTTATTTTGGATTTTCCATACTTGCTCTGTAAAGACAAATATGACGAAATGAAGATGGTAAATTATGCATCAAGTTTCGGATTTAGACAAGGCTGTTATAGTGCCAAGAATTTGAGTTTCAGTTTTTTGACGAATTTTGTTTAATCAATGTCTATAGTTGATTCTTTGTGTTGATTGAATTGTCAAACATTGTATTGGTGGTTAACCTAATCCGATGTATAAATAACCTGAAGATTGATTGAATTCTTGTAATCTGAACTCTTTATGGCAGTTGCtgctaaaagaaaaaaaggagtGCACCACAATAATCCAATCTTTTTCATTTAATCTCCTATAATTTGGTCATGATTATTGTACATTGAAACACTGGTTACATAAGATACATGTACCACCAACCCCtcaaaaatgataaaagaaaaacaagctTTATCTTTAAGTTGTGTTTACTTGAACAATAGCTCTAATAAGGTGCAGCAACAACAAGAGGCACCATATGGGCTGAAGAAAGCCCCGGCATTCGCGGGGGAGCTAACACACTGTTCACACTATGCACATTGAACAAAACTTTTATTCATCTGATGTTTGATCTCCTCACTTTGAAAAAGAATAGTCGAGAACAGTCATTTGCTTGGAGATGCAAATCTTGCCTTTTCCCTCTGCCGGTTCAAAGCTCGGTCTTTTTCTGAGATgcctatattttaaattttgtttgttttagctCTGATTTTTACTTGTTATGAGATTTGTTCTGTAAATCTCATAAtttctattttgaattttactttttcttttctcaCTAAATCTATTTCAATTTCCGCATCAATCTAGCTCTCTTGTTATGgttttcatttttgaatttcCTACCTCTCTTTGAAAAAATACGATATAACGGCGATGAGTTTGTCGATCGTGTTGGGTAACCAATGGCCAATATTGGGTAAACTGTCGGTtaacttataataaattttattttaaatatattattaataaaatcgttagtaaattgttgctgaattttatttttgttgctagTTAACTAATGGTGCACTAATGATACACCAATAACCTTATTTTTAATACACTCTTAGTAGACGCTGGGTTAACCATTGGGAAatgtgtaataatttttattttgaatatatggttATAAGTTGTAGTATTTTATGTAAAAAAGGCTATtgacctttttatatttttgataattttatttttagaataccgTTAGTGAACCTTGAGTAAACCGTTTAtctttttttgaattatatttgcTTATAATGTCCGTTCTCTAACCAATTTGCGTGTGATAAATTCTGAAAATGAATCAAGTTTTTGGTGTAGTATGTATTCATttctaatttagtttaattgtgCAGTTTTTTGATAaggaaaaattcaaattaaagtaATCTGATTTTGTTTTTTCGCAAACTGATAGTTAATAAACTAACTTAACTTTTTTAGTAAACCATTAATAAATTAGTAAACCTTGAGTTAATCgttgataattttataattattgttcTATGATGCTCttggtttttttatataatatttttattcacttGTGTATGTgcaatgatttttttgttagCTAACCAATGGTTTAATAATAGTATACcaataattttagtaaattaagtaataattcattttaacattttattatttaaaaataaaaaatagtaaactaatagtaaaccgTAATAgcaaactaaaaataaataaaaagtaaactgatagtaaattgATGGTAAGCTAAGTAAAATAGTTTATTGTAGCTTTATAattcgtaaaataaattaatagtaaagttatttttttaaaagtaaactgatagtaggCTAATAGTaaactaaaagtaaataaattaaaattaattttataattaagtaataattcattttaatattttaaaattttaaaataaaaaaaatagtaatttggtttttaagtaaactgatagttgATTGTTAGTAAACTCTTAATGAATTTatagtaaattaagtaataattcattttaatattttataatttaaatataaaaaaatagtaatttggtTTTTAAGTAAATCGATAGTTGACTGTAAGTAAACTCTTAATGAACTTATAGTAAACTAAATaacaattcattttaatatttaaaaataaaacatactccctccgtcccgttctaattgaaattttttttttttggcgtcccattctaattgacaattCTATTTATAGAGTATTTTTTACactacttttctttttttatcctcttcaattaatgcatttaaaaagcatattttaaaaagttgtgatgcatttaatgtaatgtgaggatataaaagtaaagttactaaaatttcttaaataatgtgcaattgaaattttctcaattataatgggacggagggagtagtaatttggtttttaagtaaactgatagttaCCTGTTAGTAAACTCTTAGTGAACTTATAGTAAACTATTAGTAAATAGAAAATCTAATTTACTATTCACTAAAACTAATTTACtagcattttataatttaaaaataaaaaataaaaaattggtttttttaagtaaaccgacAGTAGACcattagtaaattgttagtaaacgtATAGTAAAATCTATTTTTGACGTGTCAAAGTAAACTCGTGGTAAACTATCGATTTACCTATGGTAAACCTGTAAATACgtggtatttttttaaattcatggtaaatattttataaacttatttttacattataataaattttataatggtTTATTCCGTCGAAATAAACTCATGATAAATCTATGGTAGTTATTTTGAAGTTAACCTCTGGTAAACTTATAGTAAACTAAATTTGaaagattaaaattaataaattgaaatttaattttatacatgaaattttattttttatagctttataatttttaaa containing:
- the LOC126657137 gene encoding protease Do-like 10, mitochondrial isoform X1, which gives rise to MSGPVSSSALRTARKLSLLARYRTTISTSSLVNNYISHEHSFSSSTTTGRIKKTAPSDFTTNWRFIRRFSSIAAAQSDYEAKNSYHYSAIELALDSVVKIFTVSSSPNYFLPWQNKPQRETMGSGFVISGKKILTNAHVVADHTFVLVRRHGSPTKYRAEVQAVGHECDLAILVVESEEFWEGMNCLELGDIPFLQEAVAVVGYPQGGDNISVTKGVVSRVELTQYIHGATQLMAIQIDAAINPGNSGGPAIMGNKVAGVAFQNLSGAENIGYIIPVSVIKHFIEGVQEKGKYVGFCLLGLSVQPTENIQLRKYFRMRPEMTGVLVSKVYPISGAHGVLQKDDIILAFDGVPIANDGTVPFRNRERITFDHLVSMKKPNETALLRILRDGEEQEYSITARPLQPLVPVHQFDKLPSYFIFAGLVFIPLTQPYLHEYGDDWYNTSPRRLCEHALRELPKKAGEQLVILSQVLMDDINAGYERLTELQVKKVNGVEIENLKHLCQLVENCSVENLRFDLDDERVIVLNYNHAKVATSKMMQRHRIPSTKSSDLTDE
- the LOC126657137 gene encoding protease Do-like 10, mitochondrial isoform X2, coding for MSGPVSSSALRTARKLSLLARYRTTISTSSLVNNYISHEHSFSSSTTTGRIKKTAPSDFTTNWRFIRRFSSIAAAQSDYEAKNSYHYSAIELALDSVVKIFTVSSSPNYFLPWQNKPQRETMGSGFVISGKKILTNAHVVADHTFVLVRRHGSPTKYRAEVQAVGHECDLAILVVESEEFWEGMNCLELGDIPFLQEAVAVVGYPQGGDNISVTKGVVSRVELTQYIHGATQLMAIQIDAAINPGNSGGPAIMGNKVAGVAFQNLSGAENIGYIIPVSVIKHFIEGVQEKGKYVGFCLLGLSVQPTENIQLRKYFRMRPEMTGVLVSKVYPISGAHGVLQKDDIILAFDGVPIANDGTVPFRNRERITFDHLVSMKKPNETALLRILRDGEEQEYSITARPLQPLVPVHQFDKLPSYFIFAGLVFIPLTQPYLHEYGDDWYNTSPRRLCEHALRELPKKAGEQLVILSQLFGSGADG